One genomic region from Mytilus trossulus isolate FHL-02 chromosome 9, PNRI_Mtr1.1.1.hap1, whole genome shotgun sequence encodes:
- the LOC134685209 gene encoding caprin-1-like isoform X3, which produces MPAASTKAEKQVNSDAGDPMKQILAVLEKKVRNLEKRKGKLDAYREKQDKGIPLEKDQQVAVDKYNEVDQNLIFAQELMKQFLSINADAEKYNKKHAKKEKLERQTAELKRVKEMLRVQNLLDGLGSDQVRSDFQKGRHGAVVLSEENLNQLDDLYKLINPSREANKDHLAQLTTAADHVVNLIDAKEKEVVGTTYKVLKALIDDVSGCGYFEQALKEETAEECNTEQEFVVVNAQEVPEPDSVEVQSALPPDVSEEQPEMTTENGQPPMNNLQDPDSFFSEAPTATTTQQDVSYQRQRPFQEIVSSVQGNFNFLQESTIDMESPHMDPAVVAAHPMPGRPQSRQTDSGMSQTFTNSGYGGEVHQQQQTPSLSQTAETPQSYSQPGHSSQSYGQNSDSLFSEDTISQKVLGQSVPDSTISQFELHSQMPPGRDSNQQNSQSAESQDKKFTMNPNAGVFQSQLYSASHPDGEDSQQNEQSEGGNFQSSNSYRGNQWKSRGGRGGDRGGMSNGYRDRNNRGSEGGNYRGGNRGGYQGYPPRDNYRPDGYQGYNGNYSRDRDGGFKRGQSRGGPRGAGRGAPRGGRGSGSGGHRGGSSGGFGKPQQAQQVS; this is translated from the exons ATGCCTGCCGCCTCTACAAAAGCAGAGAAACAAGTCAATTCGGATGCTGGGGATCCAATGAAACAGATCCTAgcagttttggaaaaaaaagttcgAAATCTTGAAAAAAGAAAG GGGAAGTTAGATGCTTACCGGGAGAAGCAGGATAAAGGAATTCCTTTGGAGAAAGACCAGCAG GTTGCAGTAGACAAGTACAATGAAGTTGACCAGAACTTGATCTTTGCTCAAGAGCTTATGAAGCAGTTTCTTTCCATCAATGCTGAT GCTGAAAAGTACAACAAGAAGCATGCAAAGAAGGAAAAGTTAGAACGTCAGACTGCTGAACTTAAACGTGTAAAGGAGATGTTGAGAGTTCAAAATCTTCTTGACGGTTTAGGTTCAGATCAAGTGAGAAGTGATTTCCAGAAAGGCAGACATGGAGCTGTG GTTTTGTCGGAAGAAAATCTGAATCAGTTGGATGATTTGTATAAACTGATTAATCCATCTCGGGAAGCTAACAAGGATCATCTAGCTCAACTAACCACTGCCGCAGATCATGTTGTCAACTTAATTGATGCAAAGGAGAAAGAAGTAGTAGGAACAACATACAAGGTATTAAAGGCACTCATTGATGACGTTAGTGGGTGTGGCTACTTTGAACAAGCTCTCAAGGAAGAAACTGCCGAGGAGTGTAATACTGAACAGGAATTTGTGGTTGTCAACGCTCAGGAAGTTCCTGAACCAGACTCTGTAGAAGTTCAGTCTGCATTACCACCAGATGTGTCTGAAGAACAACCTGAAATGACAACAGAAAATGGACAACCACCAATGAACAATTTACAGGACCCAGATTCTTTTTTCTCAGAAGCTCCAACGGCAACAACAACACAACAAGACGTATCTTACCAACGCCAGCGACCATTCCAAGAAATAGTCTCTTCAGTACAAGGcaactttaattttttacaagAATCAACAATTGATATGGAAT CCCCGCACATGGATCCAGCTGTGGTAGCAGCACATCCTATGCCTGGAAGACCACAATCAAGACAGACCGATAGTGGTATGTCACAGACATTCACCAACTCGGGTTATGGAGGAGAAGTTCATCAGCAGCAACAAACACCATCATTATCACAGACAGCAGAAACACCACAGTCATATTCACAACCGGGGCATTCATCACAATCATATGGACAAAACAGTGACTCTTTATTCAGTGAGGACACTATTTCACAAAAAGTTTTAGGACAAAGTGTGCCCGATTCAACAATTTCCCAGTTTGAATTACATTCACAGATGCCACCTGGTCGCGATTCCAATCAACAG AACTCCCAGTCCGCCGAGTCCCAAGATAAGAAATTTACCATGAATCCAAATGCCGGAGTATTCCAGTCTCAGTTATACTCTGCCTCTCACCCAGATGGGGAAGACTCACAACAAAATGAACAATCAGAAG GAGGAAATTTCCAGTCAAGCAATAGTTATAGAGGTAACCAGTGGAAAAGCCGTGGGGGAAGAGGTGGTGACCGAG GTGGAATGTCAAACGGCTACAGAGACAGAAATAACCGTGGATCAGAAGGAGGCAATTATAGGGGTGGAAACCGAG GTGGTTACCAAGGCTACCCACCAAGAGACAACTATCGACCTGATGGTTACCAAGGTTACAATGGCAACTACTCTCGTGATCGTGATGGAGGATTTAAACGTGGTCAATCACGGGGTGGACCTCGGGGAG CAGGAAGAGGAGCTCCAAGAGGTGGCCGTGGAAGTGGAAGTGGTGGACATCGTGGTGGCTCATCAGGTGGCTTTGGAAAGCCACAACAGGCACAACAAGTGTCATAG
- the LOC134685209 gene encoding caprin-1-like isoform X1, with translation MPAASTKAEKQVNSDAGDPMKQILAVLEKKVRNLEKRKGKLDAYREKQDKGIPLEKDQQVAVDKYNEVDQNLIFAQELMKQFLSINADAEKYNKKHAKKEKLERQTAELKRVKEMLRVQNLLDGLGSDQVRSDFQKGRHGAVVLSEENLNQLDDLYKLINPSREANKDHLAQLTTAADHVVNLIDAKEKEVVGTTYKVLKALIDDVSGCGYFEQALKEETAEECNTEQEFVVVNAQEVPEPDSVEVQSALPPDVSEEQPEMTTENGQPPMNNLQDPDSFFSEAPTATTTQQDVSYQRQRPFQEIVSSVQGNFNFLQESTIDMESPHMDPAVVAAHPMPGRPQSRQTDSGMSQTFTNSGYGGEVHQQQQTPSLSQTAETPQSYSQPGHSSQSYGQNSDSLFSEDTISQKVLGQSVPDSTISQFELHSQMPPGRDSNQQNSQSAESQDKKFTMNPNAGVFQSQLYSASHPDGEDSQQNEQSEGGNFQSSNSYRGNQWKSRGGRGGDRGSDRGGDRGSDRGGDRGSDRGGDRGSDRGGMSNGYRDRNNRGSEGGNYRGGNRGGYQGYPPRDNYRPDGYQGYNGNYSRDRDGGFKRGQSRGGPRGAGRGAPRGGRGSGSGGHRGGSSGGFGKPQQAQQVS, from the exons ATGCCTGCCGCCTCTACAAAAGCAGAGAAACAAGTCAATTCGGATGCTGGGGATCCAATGAAACAGATCCTAgcagttttggaaaaaaaagttcgAAATCTTGAAAAAAGAAAG GGGAAGTTAGATGCTTACCGGGAGAAGCAGGATAAAGGAATTCCTTTGGAGAAAGACCAGCAG GTTGCAGTAGACAAGTACAATGAAGTTGACCAGAACTTGATCTTTGCTCAAGAGCTTATGAAGCAGTTTCTTTCCATCAATGCTGAT GCTGAAAAGTACAACAAGAAGCATGCAAAGAAGGAAAAGTTAGAACGTCAGACTGCTGAACTTAAACGTGTAAAGGAGATGTTGAGAGTTCAAAATCTTCTTGACGGTTTAGGTTCAGATCAAGTGAGAAGTGATTTCCAGAAAGGCAGACATGGAGCTGTG GTTTTGTCGGAAGAAAATCTGAATCAGTTGGATGATTTGTATAAACTGATTAATCCATCTCGGGAAGCTAACAAGGATCATCTAGCTCAACTAACCACTGCCGCAGATCATGTTGTCAACTTAATTGATGCAAAGGAGAAAGAAGTAGTAGGAACAACATACAAGGTATTAAAGGCACTCATTGATGACGTTAGTGGGTGTGGCTACTTTGAACAAGCTCTCAAGGAAGAAACTGCCGAGGAGTGTAATACTGAACAGGAATTTGTGGTTGTCAACGCTCAGGAAGTTCCTGAACCAGACTCTGTAGAAGTTCAGTCTGCATTACCACCAGATGTGTCTGAAGAACAACCTGAAATGACAACAGAAAATGGACAACCACCAATGAACAATTTACAGGACCCAGATTCTTTTTTCTCAGAAGCTCCAACGGCAACAACAACACAACAAGACGTATCTTACCAACGCCAGCGACCATTCCAAGAAATAGTCTCTTCAGTACAAGGcaactttaattttttacaagAATCAACAATTGATATGGAAT CCCCGCACATGGATCCAGCTGTGGTAGCAGCACATCCTATGCCTGGAAGACCACAATCAAGACAGACCGATAGTGGTATGTCACAGACATTCACCAACTCGGGTTATGGAGGAGAAGTTCATCAGCAGCAACAAACACCATCATTATCACAGACAGCAGAAACACCACAGTCATATTCACAACCGGGGCATTCATCACAATCATATGGACAAAACAGTGACTCTTTATTCAGTGAGGACACTATTTCACAAAAAGTTTTAGGACAAAGTGTGCCCGATTCAACAATTTCCCAGTTTGAATTACATTCACAGATGCCACCTGGTCGCGATTCCAATCAACAG AACTCCCAGTCCGCCGAGTCCCAAGATAAGAAATTTACCATGAATCCAAATGCCGGAGTATTCCAGTCTCAGTTATACTCTGCCTCTCACCCAGATGGGGAAGACTCACAACAAAATGAACAATCAGAAG GAGGAAATTTCCAGTCAAGCAATAGTTATAGAGGTAACCAGTGGAAAAGCCGTGGGGGAAGAGGTGGTGACCGAGGTAGTGATCGAGGGGGTGACCGAGGTAGTGACCGAGGTGGTGACCGAGGTAGTGACCGAGGTGGTGACCGAGGTAGTGACCGAGGTGGAATGTCAAACGGCTACAGAGACAGAAATAACCGTGGATCAGAAGGAGGCAATTATAGGGGTGGAAACCGAG GTGGTTACCAAGGCTACCCACCAAGAGACAACTATCGACCTGATGGTTACCAAGGTTACAATGGCAACTACTCTCGTGATCGTGATGGAGGATTTAAACGTGGTCAATCACGGGGTGGACCTCGGGGAG CAGGAAGAGGAGCTCCAAGAGGTGGCCGTGGAAGTGGAAGTGGTGGACATCGTGGTGGCTCATCAGGTGGCTTTGGAAAGCCACAACAGGCACAACAAGTGTCATAG
- the LOC134685209 gene encoding caprin-1-like isoform X2, whose amino-acid sequence MPAASTKAEKQVNSDAGDPMKQILAVLEKKVRNLEKRKGKLDAYREKQDKGIPLEKDQQVAVDKYNEVDQNLIFAQELMKQFLSINADAEKYNKKHAKKEKLERQTAELKRVKEMLRVQNLLDGLGSDQVRSDFQKGRHGAVVLSEENLNQLDDLYKLINPSREANKDHLAQLTTAADHVVNLIDAKEKEVVGTTYKVLKALIDDVSGCGYFEQALKEETAEECNTEQEFVVVNAQEVPEPDSVEVQSALPPDVSEEQPEMTTENGQPPMNNLQDPDSFFSEAPTATTTQQDVSYQRQRPFQEIVSSVQGNFNFLQESTIDMESPHMDPAVVAAHPMPGRPQSRQTDSGMSQTFTNSGYGGEVHQQQQTPSLSQTAETPQSYSQPGHSSQSYGQNSDSLFSEDTISQKVLGQSVPDSTISQFELHSQMPPGRDSNQQNSQSAESQDKKFTMNPNAGVFQSQLYSASHPDGEDSQQNEQSEGGNFQSSNSYRGNQWKSRGGRGGDRGSDRGGDRGSDRGGDRGSDRGGDRGSDRGGMSNGYRDRNNRGSEGGNYRGGNRGGYQGYPPRDNYRPDGYQGYNGNYSRDRDGGFKRGQSRGGPRGGRGAPRGGRGSGSGGHRGGSSGGFGKPQQAQQVS is encoded by the exons ATGCCTGCCGCCTCTACAAAAGCAGAGAAACAAGTCAATTCGGATGCTGGGGATCCAATGAAACAGATCCTAgcagttttggaaaaaaaagttcgAAATCTTGAAAAAAGAAAG GGGAAGTTAGATGCTTACCGGGAGAAGCAGGATAAAGGAATTCCTTTGGAGAAAGACCAGCAG GTTGCAGTAGACAAGTACAATGAAGTTGACCAGAACTTGATCTTTGCTCAAGAGCTTATGAAGCAGTTTCTTTCCATCAATGCTGAT GCTGAAAAGTACAACAAGAAGCATGCAAAGAAGGAAAAGTTAGAACGTCAGACTGCTGAACTTAAACGTGTAAAGGAGATGTTGAGAGTTCAAAATCTTCTTGACGGTTTAGGTTCAGATCAAGTGAGAAGTGATTTCCAGAAAGGCAGACATGGAGCTGTG GTTTTGTCGGAAGAAAATCTGAATCAGTTGGATGATTTGTATAAACTGATTAATCCATCTCGGGAAGCTAACAAGGATCATCTAGCTCAACTAACCACTGCCGCAGATCATGTTGTCAACTTAATTGATGCAAAGGAGAAAGAAGTAGTAGGAACAACATACAAGGTATTAAAGGCACTCATTGATGACGTTAGTGGGTGTGGCTACTTTGAACAAGCTCTCAAGGAAGAAACTGCCGAGGAGTGTAATACTGAACAGGAATTTGTGGTTGTCAACGCTCAGGAAGTTCCTGAACCAGACTCTGTAGAAGTTCAGTCTGCATTACCACCAGATGTGTCTGAAGAACAACCTGAAATGACAACAGAAAATGGACAACCACCAATGAACAATTTACAGGACCCAGATTCTTTTTTCTCAGAAGCTCCAACGGCAACAACAACACAACAAGACGTATCTTACCAACGCCAGCGACCATTCCAAGAAATAGTCTCTTCAGTACAAGGcaactttaattttttacaagAATCAACAATTGATATGGAAT CCCCGCACATGGATCCAGCTGTGGTAGCAGCACATCCTATGCCTGGAAGACCACAATCAAGACAGACCGATAGTGGTATGTCACAGACATTCACCAACTCGGGTTATGGAGGAGAAGTTCATCAGCAGCAACAAACACCATCATTATCACAGACAGCAGAAACACCACAGTCATATTCACAACCGGGGCATTCATCACAATCATATGGACAAAACAGTGACTCTTTATTCAGTGAGGACACTATTTCACAAAAAGTTTTAGGACAAAGTGTGCCCGATTCAACAATTTCCCAGTTTGAATTACATTCACAGATGCCACCTGGTCGCGATTCCAATCAACAG AACTCCCAGTCCGCCGAGTCCCAAGATAAGAAATTTACCATGAATCCAAATGCCGGAGTATTCCAGTCTCAGTTATACTCTGCCTCTCACCCAGATGGGGAAGACTCACAACAAAATGAACAATCAGAAG GAGGAAATTTCCAGTCAAGCAATAGTTATAGAGGTAACCAGTGGAAAAGCCGTGGGGGAAGAGGTGGTGACCGAGGTAGTGATCGAGGGGGTGACCGAGGTAGTGACCGAGGTGGTGACCGAGGTAGTGACCGAGGTGGTGACCGAGGTAGTGACCGAGGTGGAATGTCAAACGGCTACAGAGACAGAAATAACCGTGGATCAGAAGGAGGCAATTATAGGGGTGGAAACCGAG GTGGTTACCAAGGCTACCCACCAAGAGACAACTATCGACCTGATGGTTACCAAGGTTACAATGGCAACTACTCTCGTGATCGTGATGGAGGATTTAAACGTGGTCAATCACGGGGTGGACCTCGGGGAG GAAGAGGAGCTCCAAGAGGTGGCCGTGGAAGTGGAAGTGGTGGACATCGTGGTGGCTCATCAGGTGGCTTTGGAAAGCCACAACAGGCACAACAAGTGTCATAG